Proteins encoded together in one Calonectris borealis chromosome W, bCalBor7.hap1.2, whole genome shotgun sequence window:
- the LOC142074813 gene encoding tumor necrosis factor alpha-induced protein 8-like: protein MVSKSIATTLINDTSSDVLDELYRVTKEYTQNKKEAQKIIKNLIKRVLKLAILYRNNQFNQDEIALMEKFKKKVDQLAKTMVSFHQVDYTFDRNFLSKLLNDCRELLHQIIQHHLTAKSHGRVNKVFDHFSNCEFLAALYNPFGPYKLHLQKLCDGVNKMLDEGNI, encoded by the coding sequence ATGGTATCCAAATCAATAGCAACTACTTTGATAAATGACACAAGCAGTGATGTTTTAGATGAGCTCTACAGAGTGACAAAGGaatacacacaaaataaaaaggaagcacagaagatcattaaaaatctaattaaaagagTCCTCAAATTAGCAATTCTGTACAGGAACAACCAATTTAATCAGGATGAAATAGCATTGATGGAGAAATTCAAGAAGAAAGTTGATCAGCTGGCTAAGACCATGGTCAGTTTCCATCAGGTAGATTATACCTTTGACAGGAATTTTTTGTCCAAACTGTTAAATGATTGTAGAGAGCTACTTCATCAAATCATTCAGCATCACCTAACTGCAAAATCACATGGACGTGTCAACAAAGTGTTTGATCACTTCTCTAATTGTGAATTTTTGGCTGCCTTGTATAATCCCTTTGGACCTTATAAACTCCATTTGCAGAAACTTTGTGATGGTGTCAACAAAATGCTAGATGAGGGGAACATATAA